One Solanum pennellii chromosome 10, SPENNV200 genomic region harbors:
- the LOC107001712 gene encoding protein LIGHT-DEPENDENT SHORT HYPOCOTYLS 10-like, translating to MSSSDIRGKDLAEGSSRSPGRDQPPSRYESQKRRDWNTFNHYLKNQRPPIPLSHCHSNHVLEFLRYLDQFGKTKVHLLGCMFYGQPDPPTPCTCPLRQAWGSLDALIGRLRAAYEENGGSSETNPFASVGIRVYLREVKECQAKARGIAYKKKQKKLANSPSKGDHDDASCPGFLTFS from the coding sequence ATGTCAAGTAGTGATATTAGGGGCAAAGATTTGGCCGAGGGATCGTCAAGATCCCCTGGTCGTGATCAGCCCCCTAGTCGATATGAGTCTCAGAAAAGACGAGATTGGAACACTTTCAATCACTACTTGAAGAATCAAAGGCCACCAATCCCTCTTTCCCATTGCCATAGCAACCACGTCCTAGAGTTCCTCCGATACCTAGACCAATTTGGGAAAACAAAAGTTCACTTACTAGGTTGTATGTTCTACGGTCAACCTGACCCACCAACTCCCTGTACTTGTCCACTGAGACAAGCCTGGGGGAGCCTGGATGCGCTCATAGGCAGGCTTAGGGCTGCCTATGAAGAGAACGGTGGGTCAAGTGAGACGAACCCATTCGCGAGCGTTGGGATTCGAGTTTATTTGAGGGAAGTTAAGGAGTGTCAAGCCAAGGCACGTGGCATTGCTTAtaagaagaaacaaaagaagTTGGCTAATAGCCCAAGTAAGGGAGATCATGATGATGCAAGTTGTCCAGGATTTCTcacattttcttaa